The nucleotide sequence CTATGCTGCAAAAAGCAATAAGAGATCAAATCATAACTAATTAATAAAACTATGGAGAGGTGACAAATGAAAATTATATGCGAGTTGTCGGGCATAGTAGATTATAATCGTCCATCACAAGGAACAATTGATATAAAAACTGCAGGTTTTCAACAGATATTCGTGGATTTAAATCATTTATATAAAAAGGTGACCAAGGAAAATGTTGAACACTTTATGGAGAAGTTCTCTGTGGATGAACTGCCTTTTTTAAAAACTACTAGGGCGGTTGTTGAAAAATGCAAAGCTGAGAACATTCATATATTTGCACTTCGTTCACCATATCTTCCTATTGATACTAAACGAACAGATTTAAATGAAATTCAACAGCAAATGGCGGAAGAAGTTATCGAATTTTGCGGCGAAGCAGAAGTAAATTATGTAATTGTTCAGCCTATTTTTGCAGGTGTTGATCGCTCAAATGAATGGCTTGTTAATAAAGAATATTATTCTAGTCTTGCGAGAACAGCCCGTGAAAATAATGTAATGATTCTACTCGAAAATCAATATAGAACCTATAATGGACACATCATGAGAGGTATCTGTTCCGATGGAAAGGAAGCCGCTAAGTGGGTAGATAAGCTTAATGATATTGCTGGAGAAGAACGTTTTGGTTTTTGCATGAACACAGGAACTTGTAGTCTTTGCGGACAGAATATGCATGAATATGCTATATCACTTGGCAGCCGAATAAAAGCTGTAGTATTGAGAGACTGCGACGGACATAATGAAACCTCGATGCTTCCTTTTACTGCTGTAAACTCCGGCGAATCGCAAACGGATTGGTTGAGCCTCATCCGTGGACTGCGTGATATTAGCTTTGACGGTGGTTTGATTCTTGATATAGAGGATACTGCTGTTGCATTTTCCCCGATCCTCAGACCACAGCTTTTAACACTTGCTAAAGCGACGGCGGATTATTTCAGGTGGCAGATTGAAATTGAAAATCAACTTAAGAAGTATAAATCAATTGTACTTTTTGGTGCAGGAAATATGTGCCGTAATTATATGAAATGCTATGGGGAAAAGTACCCTCCGATGTTTACTTGCGATAATAATAGTAAGGCCTGGGGTACAAATTTCTGCGGACTTGAGGTAAAGTCACCGGAGGCACTGAAAAGTATTCCTGCTGACTGTGGAATATTTATATGCAATATATATTACCGTGAAATTGAAAAGCAGCTTAGAGATATGGGAATTAAAAATAATATTGAGTTTTTTAATGACGAGTATATGCCGTCGTTCTATTTCGATAGG is from Clostridium thermarum and encodes:
- a CDS encoding sugar phosphate isomerase/epimerase family protein, whose product is MKIICELSGIVDYNRPSQGTIDIKTAGFQQIFVDLNHLYKKVTKENVEHFMEKFSVDELPFLKTTRAVVEKCKAENIHIFALRSPYLPIDTKRTDLNEIQQQMAEEVIEFCGEAEVNYVIVQPIFAGVDRSNEWLVNKEYYSSLARTARENNVMILLENQYRTYNGHIMRGICSDGKEAAKWVDKLNDIAGEERFGFCMNTGTCSLCGQNMHEYAISLGSRIKAVVLRDCDGHNETSMLPFTAVNSGESQTDWLSLIRGLRDISFDGGLILDIEDTAVAFSPILRPQLLTLAKATADYFRWQIEIENQLKKYKSIVLFGAGNMCRNYMKCYGEKYPPMFTCDNNSKAWGTNFCGLEVKSPEALKSIPADCGIFICNIYYREIEKQLRDMGIKNNIEFFNDEYMPSFYFDRLERM